One Malania oleifera isolate guangnan ecotype guangnan chromosome 9, ASM2987363v1, whole genome shotgun sequence DNA segment encodes these proteins:
- the LOC131164086 gene encoding trihelix transcription factor ASIL2, whose amino-acid sequence MEKQSNQRQQQQQQQAQPPSLLLPNPATSTAAAAAKHEDYSSPKKPPLGGGGGGDRLKRDEWSEGAVSSLLEAYETKWVLRNRAKLKGHDWEDVARHVSSRSNSTKSPKTQTQCKNKIESMKKRYRSESATADPSSWPLFPRLDLLLRGTAPPLIPTLPPPPAPPLAEPSPAAPPPVTAVNPPLVLLEPSPQPPPAVPPPPPPPPPHGTAQNSHESAGGDRVVLKEDGEGTKVSIHASEQKIPMDTDSSTPALYCSDVPEKTKAQKMKTRMEKKRRRSRPEEDSSSWEIAESIRWLAEVVVRSEQARMDTMRELERMRIEAEAKRAEMDLKRTEIIANTQLEIARLFAAGAGKSVDSSLRIGRN is encoded by the exons ATGGAGAAACAATCTAACCAgcggcagcagcagcagcagcagcaagccCAACCCCCATCTCTCCTCCTCCCCAACCCGGCCACCTccaccgccgccgccgccgccaaGCACGAAGACTACTCCTCCCCCAAGAAGCCACCCCTGGGCGGCGGAGGAGGCGGTGACAGGCTGAAGAGAGACGAATGGAGCGAAGGCGCGGTGTCCAGCCTGCTGGAGGCCTACGAAACCAAATGGGTGCTCCGGAACCGAGCCAAGCTCAAAGGGCACGACTGGGAAGACGTCGCCCGCCACGTCTCCTCCCGCTCCAACTCCACCAAATCCCCCAAAACCCAGACCCAATGCAAGAACAAAATTGAGTCCATGAAGAAGCGCTACCGCTCCGAATCCGCCACTGCAGACCCCTCCTCCTGGCCCCTCTTCCCCCGCCTCGACCTCTTGCTCCGCGGAACCGCTCCTCCTCTTATTCCCACTCTTCCTCCGCCTCCTGCTCCGCCCCTTGCGGAGCCATCCCCTGCAGCTCCGCCTCCGGTTACTGCCGTTAACCCCCCTTTGGTCTTGCTCGAACCATCGCCGCAGCCACCACCTGCGGTGCCGCCTCCGcctccgccgccgccgccgcATGGGACCGCGCAAAACTCGCATGAGTCCGCCGGCGGTGATCGAGTGGTACTCAAG GAAGATGGAGAGGGAACCAAGGTATCGATTCATGCATCGGAACAAAAAATTCCCATGGACACCGATAGTAGCACTCCAGCCTTGTACTGCAGCGACGTGCCGGAGAAGACGAAGGCGCAAAAGATGAAGACGAGAATGGAGAAGAAGCGGCGGAGGAGCAGGCCAGAAGAGGATAGTAGTTCGTGGGAGATCGCGGAGAGCATCCGGTGGCTAGCCGAGGTGGTGGTGAGGTCGGAGCAAGCCAGGATGGACACCATGCGGGAGTTGGAGAGGATGAGAATTGAAGCCGAGGCCAAGAGAGCAGAGATGGATCTGAAGAGAACAGAGATTATTGCCAATACCCAGTTGGAGATTGCCAGGCTCTTTGCTGCTGGTGCTGGGAAGAGTGTTGATTCCTCACTCAGAATTGGAAGAAACTGA